From Gammaproteobacteria bacterium, the proteins below share one genomic window:
- a CDS encoding A/G-specific adenine glycosylase, whose amino-acid sequence QELESFRHTFSHYHLDIHPHVVMSSDKMAPANVMDAQSRFFKLHQQPEVGIAAPVKRIMQSLLSL is encoded by the coding sequence TTCAGGAATTGGAATCGTTTCGTCACACCTTTAGTCATTATCATCTGGATATTCATCCGCATGTGGTGATGAGTTCCGATAAAATGGCACCCGCTAATGTGATGGATGCACAGTCGCGGTTTTTTAAATTGCACCAACAACCCGAGGTTGGAATTGCCGCGCCGGTCAAACGCATTATGCAATCCTTGCTGAGCCTGTAA
- a CDS encoding oxidative damage protection protein, which produces MSRTVQCVLLKQEAEGLDFQPYPGELGQRVFAEVSKPAWQQWLGHQTMLINEYRLSPINPKDRKFLEAEMEKYFFGEGSKAPDAFVPTDAE; this is translated from the coding sequence ATGAGTAGAACTGTTCAATGCGTACTTCTGAAACAAGAAGCTGAAGGCCTTGATTTTCAACCCTATCCCGGTGAACTGGGCCAACGGGTATTTGCCGAGGTTTCAAAACCCGCTTGGCAACAGTGGCTGGGTCACCAGACCATGCTGATCAATGAATATCGCCTGAGTCCGATCAATCCCAAGGATCGTAAATTCCTGGAGGCGGAAATGGAAAAATATTTCTTCGGGGAAGGCTCAAAAGCACCGGATGCCTTTGTACCAACTGACGCGGAATAA